The Hydrogenobacter thermophilus TK-6 genome window below encodes:
- a CDS encoding DUF1858 domain-containing protein — protein MKDRITFDTNLKQLLEEFPKIRELLYEYGLRKLEEEDITDVVLDKLTLKGFFRMMDLDDEAQGILWEKIQHLYKESED, from the coding sequence ATGAAGGATAGAATAACCTTTGACACAAACCTCAAACAGCTCCTTGAGGAGTTTCCTAAGATAAGAGAGCTTCTTTACGAATACGGGCTTAGAAAGCTTGAAGAGGAGGACATTACGGACGTAGTGCTTGACAAGCTGACCCTCAAAGGATTTTTCCGTATGATGGATTTGGATGATGAAGCTCAGGGAATTTTGTGGGAAAAGATACAACATTTATACAAAGAATCGGAGGATTGA